From Jeotgalibaca dankookensis, one genomic window encodes:
- the rfbA gene encoding glucose-1-phosphate thymidylyltransferase RfbA, which produces MKGIILAGGSGTRLYPLTKAVSKQLMPIYDKPMIYYPMSILMLAGIKDILIISTPTDTPRFEQLFGDGSELGLNIEYKVQASPDGLAQAFIIGEEFIGDDPVCLILGDNIFYGSGLSKMVQRAASKESGATVFGYHVNDPYRFGVVEFDANKKAVSIIEKPEEPKSNYAVTGLYFYDNDVIEIAKAIQPSERGELEITDINQAYLDRGKLDVEIMGRGFAWLDTGTHESLLEAGMFIETIEKRQNFKVACLEEIAYRMGYINRHQLIELAQPLKKNAYGQYLLRLAETEK; this is translated from the coding sequence ATGAAAGGTATTATTTTAGCAGGGGGAAGTGGAACGCGTTTATATCCCTTAACAAAGGCTGTTTCAAAACAATTGATGCCCATCTATGATAAGCCGATGATTTATTATCCGATGTCCATTTTGATGTTGGCAGGCATTAAGGATATCTTGATTATTTCAACGCCGACGGATACGCCCCGTTTTGAACAATTATTTGGCGATGGCTCTGAACTCGGTTTAAATATTGAATACAAAGTCCAAGCATCACCCGATGGCTTGGCACAAGCCTTTATTATCGGAGAAGAATTTATCGGAGACGACCCGGTTTGTTTGATACTGGGTGATAATATTTTTTATGGATCCGGTCTTTCTAAGATGGTCCAACGCGCAGCCAGTAAAGAAAGTGGCGCAACGGTTTTTGGCTACCACGTCAATGATCCGTACCGCTTTGGTGTGGTGGAATTTGATGCCAATAAAAAAGCTGTATCCATTATTGAAAAGCCGGAAGAACCTAAAAGCAACTATGCCGTTACCGGTTTATACTTCTACGATAACGACGTGATTGAGATTGCTAAAGCCATTCAACCCTCCGAACGTGGGGAACTCGAAATTACGGATATCAACCAAGCCTATTTAGACCGCGGAAAACTCGATGTGGAGATTATGGGACGCGGCTTTGCTTGGCTCGATACCGGCACACATGAATCACTTCTAGAAGCCGGCATGTTTATTGAAACCATCGAAAAACGTCAAAATTTCAAGGTGGCTTGCTTAGAAGAGATTGCCTACCGGATGGGATATATTAATCGTCACCAGCTTATTGAACTGGCGCAACCTTTGAAGAAAAATGCCTACGGTCAGTATCTCTTGCGTCTGGCTGAAACAGAAAAATAA
- the rfbC gene encoding dTDP-4-dehydrorhamnose 3,5-epimerase, whose product MKVFDTHLQDVKIIEPAVFGDHRGFFTESYTKEKYEAAGIHHDFIQDNHSLSVEPGVLRGMHFQTPDKAQTKLIRATTGVIYDVLVDIRVGSPTYGKWEGHILSEYNHRQLLVPKGFAHGFMTLTPNCNVQYKVDAYYSKEHDGGIAFDDPAIGITWPMPIEKAILSEKDTQHPTLANFDNPFVWEETNS is encoded by the coding sequence ATGAAGGTATTCGATACACACTTACAAGACGTTAAAATCATTGAACCAGCGGTCTTTGGGGATCATCGTGGTTTCTTTACAGAGAGTTATACGAAAGAAAAATATGAGGCAGCGGGAATTCACCATGATTTTATTCAAGATAACCACTCCCTTTCCGTTGAACCTGGTGTCTTACGTGGCATGCATTTCCAGACACCAGATAAAGCCCAGACGAAACTCATTCGTGCCACAACCGGCGTGATTTATGATGTTTTAGTGGATATCCGTGTTGGCTCCCCGACTTATGGCAAGTGGGAAGGTCATATTTTGAGTGAATATAACCACCGCCAACTTTTAGTTCCTAAGGGCTTTGCCCATGGGTTTATGACCTTGACACCCAACTGTAACGTGCAATACAAGGTGGATGCCTATTACTCCAAAGAACACGATGGCGGTATTGCCTTTGATGACCCGGCGATTGGCATCACCTGGCCCATGCCGATTGAAAAAGCCATTCTATCGGAAAAAGACACGCAGCATCCAACTTTAGCAAACTTTGATAATCCATTTGTATGGGAGGAAACCAATTCATGA
- the rfbB gene encoding dTDP-glucose 4,6-dehydratase — protein MNLLVTGGAGFIGSNYVHYLLENHPDDFVVNLDLLTYAGNLPNLADIEGNPNQLFVQGDIQNTELVRHLIKTYDITHIVNFAAESHVDRSIINPEVFVETNVLGTLNLLNVAKELDIEKFLQVSTDEVYGSLGADGYFTEETPLAPNSPYSASKASADMLVHSYYETFGMNVNITRCSNNYGPYHFPEKLIPLMITNAMDGKPLPIYGDGLNVRDWLHVKDHCQAIDLVLRKGKKGEVYNVGGHNERTNNEIVDIIVDYLGVSRDLITYVDDRLGHDHRYAIDPTKLETELGWQPEYTFDTGIIETIEWYLNREDWWRPLKERAELTGGN, from the coding sequence ATGAACTTACTTGTAACCGGTGGCGCTGGCTTTATTGGCAGTAATTACGTCCACTACCTATTAGAAAACCATCCCGATGACTTTGTGGTCAACTTAGATTTACTCACTTATGCTGGGAACTTACCAAACTTAGCCGATATCGAAGGCAATCCTAACCAGCTCTTTGTACAAGGAGATATTCAAAATACCGAACTGGTGCGTCATTTAATTAAAACCTATGACATCACGCATATTGTGAACTTTGCGGCAGAGTCGCATGTCGATCGCAGCATTATAAACCCAGAAGTGTTTGTGGAAACCAACGTTTTGGGAACTTTGAACCTGTTGAATGTCGCAAAAGAACTCGACATTGAAAAGTTCTTACAAGTGTCAACCGATGAAGTATACGGTTCGCTCGGAGCAGACGGCTACTTTACCGAAGAGACGCCGCTTGCACCCAACAGCCCTTACTCGGCTTCCAAAGCCAGTGCCGATATGCTGGTTCATTCCTACTATGAGACCTTTGGAATGAATGTCAATATTACCCGCTGTTCCAATAACTATGGCCCGTATCATTTCCCAGAGAAATTGATTCCTTTAATGATTACGAATGCCATGGATGGTAAACCACTCCCTATTTATGGCGACGGGTTGAACGTGCGTGATTGGTTACATGTCAAAGACCACTGCCAAGCCATTGACTTGGTGCTTCGAAAAGGGAAAAAAGGCGAAGTTTATAATGTTGGGGGCCACAATGAGCGCACCAACAACGAAATTGTTGACATCATTGTGGATTACTTGGGTGTCTCACGCGATTTAATCACCTATGTCGATGACCGTTTAGGCCATGATCACCGCTATGCGATTGATCCAACCAAGCTCGAAACCGAATTAGGCTGGCAGCCGGAATATACCTTTGATACGGGTATTATTGAGACCATTGAATGGTATTTGAACCGTGAAGACTGGTGGCGTCCACTCAAAGAGCGCGCTGAACTAACAGGAGGAAACTAA
- the rfbD gene encoding dTDP-4-dehydrorhamnose reductase, with amino-acid sequence MSLLITGATGQLGSELVHLLDAKGMAYTATDSDDMDITDLQSVARVFSRVKPTFVFHCAAYTAVDGAEDQGKALNWEVNVTGTRHVAEACEKVGATLVYISTDYVFDGESLDAYTVDAPVNPQNQYGKAKLAGERLVEEICSNYYIVRTSWVFGQYGKNFVFTMLKLAETHDQLTVVADQIGRPTWTRTLAEFLLYLYQTRPEKGVYQLSNDGSCSWFDFAREILKDKAVAVEPVTSDQYPQKAYRPKHSIMDLSKAKATGFAIPTWQEVLAQFLNQIDAKG; translated from the coding sequence ATGTCGCTTTTAATAACCGGTGCAACCGGACAACTGGGAAGTGAATTGGTTCATTTACTAGATGCGAAGGGAATGGCTTACACCGCAACCGATTCAGATGATATGGATATTACCGACTTACAATCGGTTGCCCGTGTATTTTCCCGGGTGAAACCAACCTTTGTTTTCCATTGTGCTGCTTATACGGCAGTCGATGGAGCCGAAGATCAAGGAAAAGCGCTTAACTGGGAAGTCAATGTCACCGGAACCCGCCATGTGGCGGAAGCGTGCGAGAAAGTCGGTGCCACACTCGTTTACATTAGTACCGATTATGTTTTTGACGGCGAGAGTTTGGATGCATACACGGTTGATGCCCCGGTAAATCCTCAGAACCAATATGGGAAAGCGAAATTAGCCGGAGAGCGATTAGTGGAAGAGATTTGTTCCAATTATTATATTGTCCGCACCTCGTGGGTTTTTGGTCAGTACGGGAAAAATTTTGTCTTTACCATGTTGAAACTAGCAGAAACGCATGACCAGCTAACCGTTGTGGCGGACCAAATCGGTCGCCCAACATGGACACGAACTTTGGCAGAATTCCTCTTGTATCTCTATCAAACGCGTCCGGAAAAAGGTGTGTATCAGTTGTCTAATGATGGGTCGTGTTCTTGGTTTGACTTTGCGCGTGAGATCTTAAAAGACAAAGCCGTTGCCGTTGAACCAGTTACTTCGGATCAATATCCGCAAAAAGCTTATCGTCCCAAACATTCGATTATGGATCTATCGAAAGCGAAGGCAACGGGTTTTGCCATTCCTACTTGGCAAGAAGTCTTGGCGCAATTTCTTAATCAGATTGATGCAAAGGGGTGA
- a CDS encoding glycosyltransferase, protein MEIGIVILNYLNWTDTVECIDSLKNQTHQFFQVVVVDNASKNESFAELTSRYENNEKIHLLQTEENLGFAKGNNTGIIYCKSVLGLENILVINNDVIFTDVNYLAFLSEFDCGEDIGVVGTKIIGLDGLNQNPHYFNPTHKAVLREYALPLMRKYHLGGLLVLGSKIKNRGRINTPTRLPETIPSERPYVLHGSAIFLTKNYVKQLNGLYPETFLYYEEEILGLVCKKIGLKMLYTDEVEIYHKEDQSSQMSFQNLEGIKQKFARKSVKIGLRVSRMNPEKITAITNKQSYSFILKKDGKVKKYTFHH, encoded by the coding sequence ATGGAAATTGGCATTGTGATTCTCAATTATTTAAATTGGACCGATACGGTAGAATGTATCGATTCTTTAAAAAATCAGACCCACCAATTCTTTCAGGTGGTGGTCGTGGATAATGCTTCAAAAAATGAATCTTTCGCTGAATTGACGAGTCGTTATGAAAACAACGAAAAGATTCACTTGTTACAAACAGAAGAAAATTTAGGGTTTGCCAAAGGAAATAATACTGGGATTATTTATTGTAAGTCAGTTCTTGGTTTAGAAAATATATTGGTCATTAATAATGATGTCATTTTTACCGATGTCAATTACCTCGCTTTTTTAAGTGAATTTGATTGCGGGGAGGACATTGGTGTTGTAGGCACAAAAATTATTGGATTGGATGGTTTGAATCAAAATCCACACTATTTTAATCCCACACATAAGGCGGTCTTACGTGAGTATGCACTCCCTTTGATGCGTAAGTATCATCTAGGCGGTCTGTTAGTATTAGGAAGTAAGATAAAAAATCGTGGCCGAATAAACACGCCAACCCGGCTACCAGAAACCATCCCTAGTGAAAGACCTTATGTCTTACATGGCTCTGCTATTTTTCTAACTAAAAACTATGTAAAACAGTTAAATGGTTTGTATCCAGAAACCTTTTTGTACTATGAAGAAGAAATATTAGGGTTAGTTTGTAAGAAAATCGGACTAAAAATGCTTTATACAGATGAAGTAGAAATTTACCACAAAGAAGACCAGTCTTCCCAGATGAGCTTTCAAAACCTTGAAGGTATTAAGCAAAAATTTGCGCGTAAAAGTGTCAAAATTGGTTTGCGAGTGAGCCGTATGAATCCGGAAAAAATTACTGCAATAACGAATAAGCAATCTTATAGTTTCATCTTAAAGAAAGACGGTAAAGTAAAAAAATATACTTTTCATCATTAG
- a CDS encoding lipopolysaccharide biosynthesis protein produces the protein MAANEFRSGMFFSALGKYSNVIIQLFVNAILSRILTPADYGVVSIVQIFIEFFNLLADMGFGPAIIQNKKLDETDIQIIFKFSIFLAGVLSLVFMTLGYPVSLFYGNPVYVPIFIILGFAVFFFALLVVPKAVIQKRKDFKTVNTILVFTGIVKGIVSIILAFFGFKYYAIILGSLVQALMNFLFYYSKTRISPKVKFSFGPIKKIWAFSRNQFSFNFINYFSRNFDSILIGRVFTAGALGYYNKSYQLSLYPNQILAGVITPVIQPILSEYEKDIAVIRNTYLKITRVLANIGVPLSVFCFFVASDIILFIFGDQWGASVSSFQILSLSIWLQMIASSSGAFYQSANRTDLLLFSGVQSMILNVAAIGIGVYLGSIESVATMVTISFTVNFLINNYLLMYRIFESGFGELLKELSKPFLMGAVQVLVFLLLPQLPFNVFYSLLIKGVIFTLTFLLGLVITGQMKEMLQVIRKK, from the coding sequence TTGGCCGCTAATGAATTTCGTTCCGGGATGTTTTTCAGTGCCCTAGGAAAGTATTCCAATGTGATAATTCAGTTGTTTGTAAATGCAATTTTATCACGTATTTTGACCCCCGCTGATTACGGGGTTGTCTCTATTGTTCAAATTTTTATTGAGTTTTTTAACTTGCTAGCGGACATGGGCTTTGGTCCCGCAATTATTCAAAATAAAAAATTAGATGAGACAGATATTCAAATTATTTTTAAATTTTCTATTTTCTTGGCTGGCGTTTTGTCTTTGGTATTTATGACATTGGGCTACCCAGTAAGTCTTTTTTATGGCAATCCGGTCTATGTTCCAATTTTTATCATACTGGGTTTTGCAGTGTTCTTCTTTGCCTTATTAGTGGTTCCCAAAGCTGTTATTCAAAAACGAAAAGATTTTAAAACCGTTAATACTATTCTCGTTTTTACTGGTATTGTCAAAGGGATTGTTTCAATTATTCTAGCTTTTTTTGGCTTTAAGTATTATGCAATCATTCTAGGAAGTCTGGTACAGGCTCTAATGAACTTCCTTTTCTATTACAGTAAGACCCGGATTTCTCCTAAGGTAAAGTTTTCATTTGGTCCTATTAAAAAAATATGGGCTTTTTCCCGAAATCAATTTTCTTTTAACTTTATAAATTATTTTTCACGGAATTTTGATAGTATTTTAATTGGACGTGTCTTTACCGCTGGGGCCTTGGGGTATTACAATAAATCTTATCAGTTGTCACTTTATCCCAACCAGATATTGGCCGGGGTCATTACACCTGTCATTCAGCCCATTCTTTCTGAATATGAAAAAGATATTGCAGTTATTAGAAATACCTACTTGAAGATTACGCGAGTCCTTGCCAATATAGGTGTTCCCTTATCGGTTTTCTGTTTCTTTGTAGCGAGTGATATAATTTTATTTATATTTGGTGATCAATGGGGTGCCAGTGTATCTTCTTTTCAAATTTTGTCATTGTCCATTTGGTTACAAATGATTGCTAGTAGTTCTGGTGCATTTTATCAATCGGCTAATCGGACAGATTTACTACTCTTTTCTGGTGTACAATCAATGATTTTGAATGTGGCAGCAATTGGAATTGGTGTATATCTGGGGAGCATTGAATCGGTAGCAACTATGGTGACGATTTCCTTTACAGTTAACTTTTTAATTAATAACTATCTTCTTATGTATCGTATTTTTGAATCAGGTTTTGGGGAATTACTTAAAGAATTATCGAAACCATTTTTAATGGGAGCCGTTCAAGTTTTAGTTTTTCTCTTGTTGCCTCAATTACCCTTCAATGTGTTTTATAGCCTCTTAATTAAAGGTGTTATTTTTACACTAACCTTTTTGTTAGGGTTGGTTATAACAGGACAAATGAAAGAAATGCTTCAGGTTATTCGAAAAAAATAA
- a CDS encoding N-acetylmuramoyl-L-alanine amidase translates to MQWKILVTFMSALVLGSNVSLPVMDTHMSNEEEIKSELVEEVETLSNTYYQLKYDGSKQTVSLTEDLELLLFSWKDEKEDTILAEVSGEQIEIPVNKERKIYKLVDDAEIDLAAENSKTFIFSTVVSEQKVETFIPVEVNENLSSKEQIAIIDEFGTILEWVETFQYLDATGTIISEEEYQKLNTVGEEEPDLEIEESQEESSEIIEEGQNEISSEEEPIADVESSEEEEKASNSEVTTFSMSKVAVTKPTLTYQTHVESHGWMPAVKNGEMAGTSGQKKRLEAIKLNIAGIKGLEISYATHIQSKGWTKYVSNNQISGTVGSGKRLEAIKIKLNGVQASKYDIYYRVHVEKFGWLDWAKNDEPAGTAGLGRRVEAIEVKLLYKGTNKPTDTSNYFVEQPIVTYRSDIKGQGWQPYVSNGVLSGSVGKKKAIQAIEVSIPSQSGLQVSQSIYAKKGGWVDGLSSNGQQIEAIKLNLTGKNAQLFDIYYRVHAQKIGWLGWAKNGESAGTEGYDYRLEAYEVKVVPKWQYVNRGDESFKYKDKSSVTYSSHVQSLGWLADVTDGQVSGTEGRSLRMEGLKINLNHDKYSGDISYETHVQSYGWLNPVSNGSLSGTTGRSKRLEAVKINLTGEIADYYDVYYRVHAESYGWLGWAKNGEPAGTEGVAKRLESLQVQLVEKGLPAPSGNKKEAFIKPVPVTKRVVFLDVGHGGSDSGAQYYGIKEKDLNLRMGKKMQKDLEKAGYTVIMSRTDDTYMDIRSERSEMANNSGAEIFISLHNNAMPGNSYVNGIETYYYEYDPNYQPVINQAMHNNPDRLLKSAALAKAVHSNLINHTGATDRGVRRETFAVLRETALPSILLEFGYMSNYDEVQRLLTDKYQHTLSKALLEGVNAYFKTY, encoded by the coding sequence ATGCAGTGGAAAATATTAGTCACTTTCATGAGTGCACTTGTTTTAGGCTCAAATGTTTCATTACCAGTAATGGATACGCATATGAGTAATGAAGAGGAAATAAAAAGTGAATTGGTAGAAGAGGTTGAAACCCTATCAAATACTTATTACCAACTGAAATATGATGGTAGTAAGCAAACGGTTTCATTAACAGAGGACTTAGAACTTCTTCTATTTAGTTGGAAAGATGAGAAGGAAGATACAATTCTTGCTGAAGTTTCGGGTGAGCAAATTGAAATACCGGTAAATAAAGAACGAAAAATATACAAGCTAGTAGATGACGCTGAGATTGACTTAGCAGCTGAAAATAGCAAAACTTTTATTTTTTCTACAGTGGTTTCCGAGCAAAAAGTTGAAACCTTTATTCCAGTAGAAGTAAATGAAAATTTATCTTCTAAAGAGCAAATCGCTATTATAGATGAATTTGGGACTATTTTAGAATGGGTTGAAACGTTTCAATATCTAGATGCCACAGGTACAATTATTTCTGAAGAGGAATACCAAAAACTCAACACAGTAGGAGAAGAAGAACCTGATTTAGAAATAGAAGAGTCACAAGAAGAAAGTTCCGAAATAATTGAAGAAGGACAAAATGAGATAAGTTCTGAAGAAGAGCCAATTGCTGACGTGGAGTCATCAGAAGAAGAGGAAAAAGCATCAAATTCTGAAGTGACTACTTTTTCAATGAGTAAAGTAGCTGTCACAAAACCTACGCTAACATACCAAACCCATGTAGAATCTCATGGATGGATGCCAGCAGTAAAAAATGGGGAGATGGCTGGAACTTCTGGACAGAAAAAAAGACTGGAAGCTATCAAGTTAAATATAGCAGGTATAAAAGGTCTAGAAATAAGCTATGCTACACATATTCAATCCAAGGGTTGGACTAAATATGTTTCCAACAACCAAATCAGTGGTACTGTAGGCAGCGGTAAACGTTTAGAAGCAATTAAGATTAAGTTAAATGGTGTACAAGCGAGTAAGTATGATATCTATTATCGCGTCCATGTAGAAAAATTTGGCTGGCTTGATTGGGCAAAAAATGATGAGCCTGCTGGAACTGCGGGTTTAGGACGACGTGTAGAAGCGATTGAAGTTAAATTACTTTATAAAGGTACAAATAAACCAACTGATACAAGCAATTATTTTGTTGAACAGCCAATTGTCACTTATCGTTCTGATATTAAAGGACAAGGTTGGCAACCGTACGTTTCAAACGGCGTTTTGAGTGGTAGTGTTGGTAAAAAAAAGGCAATCCAGGCTATTGAAGTTTCTATTCCTTCGCAGTCTGGTTTACAAGTCAGCCAGTCTATATATGCTAAAAAAGGTGGCTGGGTAGATGGTTTGTCCTCTAATGGTCAACAAATTGAAGCAATTAAATTGAATTTAACTGGTAAAAATGCACAGTTATTTGATATTTATTACCGTGTCCATGCTCAAAAAATAGGTTGGTTAGGCTGGGCTAAAAATGGTGAAAGTGCTGGAACAGAAGGCTATGATTACAGGTTAGAAGCTTATGAAGTAAAAGTAGTCCCAAAATGGCAGTATGTAAATCGTGGTGATGAATCCTTTAAATATAAAGATAAATCCTCTGTTACCTATAGTAGTCATGTACAAAGCCTAGGCTGGTTAGCTGATGTGACAGATGGTCAGGTGAGTGGAACAGAAGGTCGCTCATTACGAATGGAAGGGTTAAAAATAAACTTAAACCATGACAAGTATTCAGGTGATATTTCATATGAAACCCATGTACAAAGTTATGGATGGTTAAATCCTGTTTCTAATGGTTCGCTAAGTGGAACAACGGGTCGAAGTAAACGTTTGGAAGCAGTTAAAATTAATTTAACAGGCGAAATTGCGGACTACTATGACGTTTATTACCGTGTTCATGCAGAAAGTTATGGCTGGCTAGGTTGGGCTAAAAACGGAGAACCAGCAGGAACAGAAGGGGTAGCAAAACGTTTAGAAAGCCTTCAAGTACAATTAGTCGAAAAAGGATTACCAGCTCCAAGTGGTAACAAAAAAGAAGCATTTATAAAACCAGTACCAGTAACAAAACGCGTTGTTTTTCTTGACGTCGGACATGGCGGATCAGATTCTGGTGCACAATATTATGGAATTAAAGAAAAAGATTTAAATTTACGAATGGGGAAAAAAATGCAAAAAGATTTAGAAAAAGCAGGTTATACCGTTATTATGTCTCGAACTGATGATACTTACATGGATATCCGGTCAGAACGTTCAGAAATGGCTAATAACTCAGGTGCAGAAATTTTTATTAGCTTGCATAATAATGCGATGCCTGGCAACTCCTATGTAAATGGAATTGAAACTTATTACTACGAGTATGACCCGAATTATCAACCGGTTATTAATCAAGCGATGCATAATAACCCTGATCGATTACTTAAGAGTGCTGCTTTAGCAAAAGCGGTTCACAGTAACTTAATCAATCATACAGGGGCAACAGACCGTGGTGTACGCCGTGAAACCTTTGCAGTCCTAAGAGAAACTGCACTGCCATCGATCCTACTAGAATTCGGCTATATGAGTAACTATGATGAAGTGCAAAGATTGCTAACTGATAAATATCAACATACTTTGTCAAAAGCCTTATTAGAAGGCGTTAATGCTTATTTCAAAACCTATTAA
- a CDS encoding glucosaminidase domain-containing protein yields the protein MKKNKGNRYSIFTLLMVTNLLFSSVSSIFAIELEPAEQVESVEVIESKPVEEEVESESSSQEESEESVQEEIVEVEESSEELIEVEEESTPIETEEAVSESTETVEEPQSEVESQESEEPVEEEVDETKGLEEYNREEIHALAMELMEEDLQGKNSEMMQISLFSRFSSSTGIGHVDNFLNKIVPYAIEDSKTSGVLPSITIAQGALESAWGLSGLTVNANNLFGIKASNDWKGPVYNVVTGEYSAPVYDSSGKLIKDGYWYETVAGFRKYDSWLGSIKDHGAFFTGTEWRKENYKHVVGEKDYRKAAQALLNAGYATDPGYANKLIAIIESYQLYEHDAAVIIKEPVLNAEYHVQKKGWLSKKGSHLLLGNVGDDLRVEDFRFRLPELKNVEISFDAHIEKRGWINNIKEGRSAGNQGFSRRLEAIKLNLTGSEAQNYNIYYRVYSDTIGWSGWAKNGQPAGTEGYAKKIQSLEVMVTGKGDAPVSMSGTSFRTYQEPSIHYASQLQYSGWIDTVKNGRLSGTIGKARRLEALTVNLSSQPYSGGLSYQTYAQTYGWLPTVSDNMVSGTVGEGKRLEAIKVSLTGAMAQEFDVYYRTHIQTYGWTGWAKNGQPSGSENLSRRLEAVEIRLVKKGRSAPGTQKNYFYK from the coding sequence ATGAAGAAAAATAAAGGTAATCGTTATTCCATTTTCACACTCTTGATGGTCACGAATCTATTATTTAGTTCGGTTTCGTCTATATTTGCAATCGAACTTGAACCGGCTGAGCAAGTAGAGTCAGTGGAAGTCATTGAGAGTAAACCAGTTGAAGAAGAAGTTGAATCTGAATCATCTTCTCAAGAAGAGAGTGAAGAATCGGTTCAAGAAGAAATTGTTGAAGTAGAAGAGAGTAGTGAAGAATTAATAGAAGTAGAAGAAGAGTCTACACCAATTGAAACGGAAGAAGCCGTTTCAGAGAGCACAGAAACTGTAGAAGAACCTCAATCAGAAGTAGAATCACAAGAGAGTGAAGAGCCTGTTGAGGAAGAAGTCGACGAAACAAAAGGCTTGGAAGAATATAACCGTGAAGAAATTCATGCTTTAGCAATGGAGTTAATGGAGGAAGATTTACAAGGGAAGAATTCAGAAATGATGCAAATTAGTCTTTTCTCACGTTTTTCTTCATCTACTGGTATTGGACATGTAGATAACTTTTTAAACAAAATTGTTCCATATGCGATTGAAGATAGTAAAACATCAGGCGTCCTGCCATCCATTACCATCGCTCAGGGAGCCTTGGAATCGGCATGGGGATTGAGCGGTTTAACCGTGAATGCCAATAACTTGTTTGGTATTAAGGCATCCAACGACTGGAAAGGGCCTGTCTATAACGTGGTGACTGGCGAATATTCAGCACCTGTTTACGATTCTTCTGGTAAACTTATCAAAGATGGTTACTGGTATGAAACAGTTGCTGGTTTTAGAAAATACGATAGTTGGTTAGGCAGTATTAAAGACCATGGTGCTTTTTTTACTGGGACCGAATGGCGGAAAGAAAACTATAAGCATGTAGTTGGAGAAAAGGATTACCGGAAAGCAGCTCAGGCTTTGTTAAATGCGGGTTACGCAACCGATCCAGGTTATGCAAATAAGCTCATTGCCATTATTGAAAGTTATCAACTTTATGAGCATGATGCTGCAGTGATTATAAAAGAACCTGTTTTAAACGCGGAATACCATGTTCAAAAGAAAGGCTGGTTATCTAAAAAAGGTAGCCACCTCTTATTAGGAAATGTGGGAGATGATTTAAGAGTAGAAGATTTCCGTTTCCGTCTTCCTGAGTTAAAAAATGTCGAAATTAGTTTCGATGCACATATTGAAAAACGTGGTTGGATTAATAATATTAAAGAAGGCCGGTCTGCTGGAAACCAAGGATTTTCGAGACGTCTCGAAGCGATTAAATTAAACTTAACAGGTAGCGAAGCTCAAAATTACAATATTTATTATCGTGTCTACTCGGACACTATTGGCTGGTCTGGCTGGGCTAAAAATGGACAGCCAGCAGGGACAGAAGGGTATGCTAAGAAAATTCAAAGTTTAGAAGTAATGGTGACTGGAAAGGGTGATGCACCTGTCAGTATGTCAGGAACATCTTTCCGTACTTACCAAGAGCCAAGCATTCATTACGCCTCGCAACTTCAATATAGCGGTTGGATTGACACAGTTAAAAATGGTCGCTTATCAGGAACGATTGGCAAGGCGCGTCGATTAGAAGCTTTAACTGTAAATCTATCATCTCAACCTTATTCTGGTGGTCTTTCTTATCAAACTTATGCCCAAACTTATGGCTGGTTACCGACTGTTTCAGATAATATGGTCTCTGGAACAGTTGGTGAAGGTAAACGTTTAGAGGCTATCAAAGTAAGCTTGACAGGGGCGATGGCTCAGGAGTTCGACGTTTATTATCGTACACATATCCAGACGTATGGTTGGACGGGTTGGGCTAAGAATGGACAGCCTTCAGGCTCAGAAAACCTCTCACGTAGACTAGAAGCAGTAGAAATTCGTCTTGTTAAAAAAGGACGTTCTGCTCCTGGTACCCAAAAAAACTATTTCTATAAATAA